The Vibrio echinoideorum DNA window ATGTCTAGAGACTCAAACATGCTTTGTGCAATAACGGGTTCCATTACGTTCAGTTGAAGTTGACCGCCTTCTGCAGCGAAAGAAACCGTGTTGTCGTTACCTAGAACTTTAAAGCAAACTTGGTTTACTACTTCAGGTACAACTGGGTTTACTTTAGCAGGCATGATTGAAGAACCCGCTTGCAGTTCAGGTAGGTTTAATTCATTGAAGCCAGTACGTGGACCTGAAGACAGTAGGCGTAAATCGTTACAAATCTTAGACAGTTTAACGGCTAGACGTTTAAGCGCGCCGTGCGTCATTACGTATGCGCCACAGTCAGATGTTGCTTCGATCAAATCTTCAGCAGCAACACACTCTAGGCCAGTTACTTCTGCTAGGTGTTTAACCGCTAGACCTTGGTAACCCGGTGCTGCATTTAGACCCGTACCGATAGCTGTTGCGCCTAAGTTTACTTCAAGCAGTAGTTTTGAAGTGTATTCTAGGTTTTTGATTTCTTCATTGATGGTTACAGCCCAAGCGTGGAACTCTTGGCCAACTGTCATTGGAACTGCGTCTTGAAGTTGAGTACGACCCATTTTCAAGATTGTGTTGAATTCTTGGCTTTTAAGCTCGAATGCCCCTTTTAGGTACTCGATAGCATCAATCAGTTTGCGAACGCTGTTGTAAACAGAGATACGGAAGCCAGTTGGGTAAGCACAGTTTGTAGATTGGCTGCGGTTTACGTGGTCATTTGGGTTGATGAACTCATATTGGCCTTTTTCTTTGCCCATCAGTTCAAGTGCAACGTTAGCAACCACTTCGTTCGCGTTCATGTTTACAGAAGTACCAGCGCCACCTTGGAAAACGTCCGATGGGAACTGATCCATACACTTGCCAGTGTCTAGAATTAGGTCACAAGCTTCAATAATGTATTTAGCCACTTCGCTTGGAATTACACCTAACTCTTTGTTTGCTAAAGCCGCTGCTTTTTTTGTCATCACCATACCGCGAACGAATTCAGGTACATCTGAGATCGTTACATTTGAGATATTGAAGTTTTCAATTGCGCGTAGAGTGTGGATGCCGTAGTAAGCATCAGCTGGAACATGACGTTGACCTAAAAGATCTTCTTCGAGACGAGTAGCTTGGGGAGCTTCAACTTGAGCTTCTGATTGAGTAGCCATAACAGGATCCTTAGAGAATTATTCTGATTATATAGTTAGTTATTAGCCTATTCTGTGTGCAAATACTCCGTTCGCTAGAATATTGGGCTGATAAATCCGTCCTGACTTATGTGGCACATGATACTGTACTTAGCGCATAAAAATATTAACTTGATCACCTTTTTCGTTTTTGTTGCGTCAATATTTAGTAAACTTATTCGGGGTCAATAAACACGCTTATTTACAGGATAAATTTGAGATTGGTAGGGCTTTCAGCGTAAACTGGATGTAACAAAGGAGGGCGTGTGTTTCCTATCTTATTATTACTATTTATCTTCGTACCGATCATTGAGATTGGCTTATTTATTCAAGTTGGTGGCTTCTTAGGATTGTGGCCAACTATTGCGTTGGTTTTGATTACCGCATTTGTTGGTGCATCTCTTGTTCGTAGCCAAGGTATTCAGACACTAATGTCTGTTCAAGGTCGATTACAACAAGGTGAAATGCCAGCTCAACAGATTATTGAAGGCGTGATGCTTGCAGTGGCCGGTGTATTGCTGCTAACTCCGGGCTTTATGACGGACGCTCTGGGTATGTTGGTATTGCTTCCAGCACCACGTGCCATCATCGCGAAAAAGATGATGGAGAAAATGGTGGTGACCAATATGTCTGGCGGCTTCCATGCGGGTGGACAAAGTGGTTTTGGCCAGAGTCCATTTGGACAAGACCCATTCAGTTCAGGTTCGTTTAAGCAAGATCCATCTGACCAATCAAAAGACGGCAACACCTTTGAGGGTGAATTTGAGAAGAAAGACGACGATAATGATCGTAACCGCTTAAACTAATCCAGTTTCCCTCTTTATATAGAGGGGAGACAAAAACAAAAGGCTCTTACCTTTATCCTTCACATAAAAGCGATAATGGTAAGAGCCTTTTTTATTGCGTGTCGCCTGCTGTTTACTATTGATAGCAGATAGCAGATAGCAGATAGCAGATAGCAGATAGCAGATAGCAGGAGCCGGTAACAGGCCGTGTCAGCGGTTATTTACTGAGATTGGGATTACACCGCGCCTTCGAAACCCATTTGACGCCACGCTTCAAAAGCAATAATCGCGACCGCGTTTGATAGGTTCAAGCTACGCGCGTCTGGCATCATTGGAATACGAATGCGCTGCTCCATCGGCATGCTTTCAATAAATTCAGCGGGTAGGCCGCGTGTCTCTGGGCCAAACATCAGTACATCACCGTGCTGGAATTTAGCATCAACGTGGTGGCCTGTGGTTTTGGTGGTGCAAGCAAAGATACGGTAGTCACCTTCACGTTCATTCTCTAAGTACTCAAGAAATGCTTCTAGATTCTTGTGGCGTTTTACTCGCGCTAGGTCGTGGTAGTCCAAACCGGCACGGCGCACTTTCTTCTCTTCAAAATCAAAACCAAGCGGCTCAATTAGGTGTAGGTTCGCACCACAGTTAGCAGATAGGCGGATGATGTTACCCGTATTGGGTGCAATTTCTGGTTCGTATAGAGCGATATCAAACATGTTGGTTCACAAGAATAATCAAAGATAGCCAGAGTATACGGTGGCAAGCTGAGTGAGTACAGTTCACCACCTGTTGGCTATGCGAGTGATGCAAGTCAGATTCACTAAGATAGTTATGCTTGTTTGGCTAGTACCTGAGCATAGTTTTCAGAGACAGCTTTCCAGTTCACAACATTCCACCATGCATTGATATAGTCAGGGCGGCGGTTTTGGTAGCTGATGTAGTAAGCGTGCTCCCAAACATCCAAAGCGAGAATCGGTTCTCCGTTGCTGGCGATAGTGTCCATCCACGGATTATCTTGGTTTGATGTTGAGATGATTTTAAGTTTGCCGGCTTCTACGACTAACCAAGCAAAGCCAGAGCCAAAAGTATTGATTGCAGCTTGAGCAAACTGGTCTTGGAAAGTTTCGAAG harbors:
- the aspA gene encoding aspartate ammonia-lyase, with translation MATQSEAQVEAPQATRLEEDLLGQRHVPADAYYGIHTLRAIENFNISNVTISDVPEFVRGMVMTKKAAALANKELGVIPSEVAKYIIEACDLILDTGKCMDQFPSDVFQGGAGTSVNMNANEVVANVALELMGKEKGQYEFINPNDHVNRSQSTNCAYPTGFRISVYNSVRKLIDAIEYLKGAFELKSQEFNTILKMGRTQLQDAVPMTVGQEFHAWAVTINEEIKNLEYTSKLLLEVNLGATAIGTGLNAAPGYQGLAVKHLAEVTGLECVAAEDLIEATSDCGAYVMTHGALKRLAVKLSKICNDLRLLSSGPRTGFNELNLPELQAGSSIMPAKVNPVVPEVVNQVCFKVLGNDNTVSFAAEGGQLQLNVMEPVIAQSMFESLDILTNACVNLRDKCVDGITVNKEVCESHVFNSIGIVTYLNPYIGHHEGDIVGKICAETGKSVRDVVLERGLLTEEELDDIFSVENLMHPQYKAKRYE
- a CDS encoding FxsA family protein; translated protein: MFPILLLLFIFVPIIEIGLFIQVGGFLGLWPTIALVLITAFVGASLVRSQGIQTLMSVQGRLQQGEMPAQQIIEGVMLAVAGVLLLTPGFMTDALGMLVLLPAPRAIIAKKMMEKMVVTNMSGGFHAGGQSGFGQSPFGQDPFSSGSFKQDPSDQSKDGNTFEGEFEKKDDDNDRNRLN
- a CDS encoding tRNA (cytidine(34)-2'-O)-methyltransferase → MFDIALYEPEIAPNTGNIIRLSANCGANLHLIEPLGFDFEEKKVRRAGLDYHDLARVKRHKNLEAFLEYLENEREGDYRIFACTTKTTGHHVDAKFQHGDVLMFGPETRGLPAEFIESMPMEQRIRIPMMPDARSLNLSNAVAIIAFEAWRQMGFEGAV